Genomic segment of Natronoarchaeum philippinense:
CGCGCTCGTCGATCAGTTGTTCGACGCTGTCGCGGTTCTCCCGGAACTGGTCTGCCTCGCGCTCGGCTTCGACGAGGTCGGTCGCAGTCTCGATGTCGTCCTCGACGGTTTCGAGGTCGGCTTCGAGCGCCTCGCGCTCTGCGTCGAGCTCCTCGACGCGCGCTTTGTCGTCGTCGAGCGTATCGACGTGGGGAGAGTCCTCGACCGGCTGGCCACACTCGGGACACTTGCCTTCCGCCAGCAACTCTTCGGCCTCTTCGACCTTCGAGCGGGCGGTCTGTAGTTCGGCGCGCACGTCGGCGAGTTCGTCTTCGAGGTCGTCCTTTTCCTCGCGGAGTTCCTCGCGGTGGGCTTCGGCGTCGCCGAACTCGACCGGGGCGTCCTCGAAGCGGTCTTTCGCAGCCTCGATCTCGTCGTCGATCGCGTCGAGTTTCTCGCGGCGCTCGGCGAGCGTCGCTTCGTCGTCGTCGAGGTCGGCGTCGAGGTCGTCGGCTTCCTCGCGCTTCTCGGCGGCGGTCGATTCGAGTTCGTCGGCGCGCTCGCGGGCGTTCTCGGCGTCGCTCGCGTACTCTTGGATCTCGACGTTCAGCGCTTCGAGGTCGTCGCGGAGCTGCTCGTCCTCCTCGCGGAGGTCGTCGACGGTGTCCTCGACTGCCTCGACGAGGTCGTCGGAGCCAGTGCTGGACGCCGATGCGTCCGCGCCGAGGTCGCCGGCGTCTTGCGCGTTTGCGAGCAGTTCGTCACGCTGCTCGCGCAGGTCGTCGCGGCGCTCGCGCTTCGTTGCGAGTCGGTCTTGGAGCCGGTCGCGCTCGGCTTCAGTCTCGCGGATCGTCGCCTCTAGCTCGTCGATGTCCTCGGCGAGGTCGTCGATCTCGTCGCGTTTCTCCTCGAACTCGTCGAGGACCGATTCGGCGTCCTGCTTCGTCTCGCGGGCGGTTTCGAGTTGGCCTTCGATCCGCTCGATCTCGCCGGCGACCTCGTTGCGCGCGCTTTCGAGCTCGTTGAGCCGGTCGTGGAGACCCTTCTCCTCTTTGGCCTCGATCTGGTCGTCGATCTCGTCGACGTTCCCGCGGAGCTCGCTCAGCACGTCTTTGACCGCCAGCCGCGCCTCGCTGGCGCGCTCGCGGTACTCCTCCAGTTTGCCGAGCTGGAGCAGATCGTCGATCATATCTTGCCGGTCGCTCGGCGAGGCGTGGATCAGCTTGTTGACCTCGCCCTGCCGGACGTACGCGCAGTTGACAAAGGCCTCGGCGTCCATCCGCAGCAGATCGGCGACGTGTCCCCGCACCGCGCGGGCGCCCTCGATCGTCTCCTCCGGCGTTTCGAGGACGCACTTTGCCGTCTGGGCACGGTCGCCCGAGATTCGGATGCGGCGCTCGATCCGGAACGACTCACCCCCGTGGTCGAAGGCAAGTTCGATCTCGGCGTCGTCGGCGCCGTTGGTCACTACGTCGTCGAGCGTCCGGTCGTCGAGTGCCTTCGAGCCGTACAGCGCGAAAAAACACGCCTCCAGCAGCGAGGACTTGCCGCTGCCGTTGACGCCGTGGATCACCGTCACGCCCTCGTCGAGTCGGAGGTCGGCGTCGCCGTAGCACTTGAAGTTCTCCAGACGGATATCGCGGAATTTCACAGGTACTCCTCCATGGATGACTGGGACTCGTCGTCCGCACTTTCGGTGGGCTCGTCGGCTGCGGTGTCGGCGTCTGCGGCGCTGGTATCGTCTGCGACTCGCTCGCCGTCGCTGTCGGCTGCGGTGTCGGCGTCGTCGCCGCGGGGCTCGTCGTCGCCGCCATCAGTGGCTGCGCTCTCAGCAGCGGCGTCCTCACCATCTGGTTCGGCGACGCCCTCGAACGCGTCGAGTCCGTCGTCCAGACGCTCCCGGATCTGGGTCTCGACGGTTTCGCGGACGTTCGAGTCGGCGACCTTGCTCTCGCGGACGGCCTCGTCGATGTCGCGGGCGGCAGAGCTGAGCCCGAGGTCGCGCAGGCGCTCGCGGACGGCGTCGTCGGGGTCGGCGAAGCTGACGCTGACATCGGACTGGTCGTCGATCTCCCGTCGGTCGTTGACGCGAGCGATCATCGCCCCGCGTTCGAGGGCGACCTCCTCGACGGCGGCGGGCGTGATCTCCTCGCCCTCGCCCTCGACGGTGACGATCACGACGGCGTCCTCGACATCGTGCTCGCGGACGCGCTCACGGACCCGCTCGGTTCCCTCGCCGTCTGCGAGTTCCACGTCGACGAAGCGGAACTCGCGCGTGTCGGCGACCGCGCGGCGAGTGATCGAGACGGCCTCGGTGCCGGCGGCGTCGGCATTCTCGAACCGGACGACGTTGTAGCCCCGATCGTCGCGCTCGCTGGCGCTGGCGCGCTCGGTCGACCCGCAGTAGGTGACCCACGCGCCTTCGAGTTCCTTCTTTCCGGGCGCATGGTTGTCGCCCAGCAGGACGGCGTCGAACGCGACGTTCGATTCGTCGAGTACCGTCTCGGTGTCCCAGTCGGCGTGGGCGAAGGGCTCGAACAGGCCGTGGCTCACCAGCGCCCGGTGGTCGGCGTCGGTCTGCTCGAACTCGTAGTCCAGATCGCCTCGGCGGGATTCGGGGACGAAATCGAGGCCGTAGAAGGCCGTGTCGCCGATCAGTTCGGGACTGGCGCCGAGTCGGGTTGCAAGGCCAAGATCCTCGAAGAGGTCGAGCCATTGGCCGTCGCGCTTGGTCTCGTGATTGCCGACCACCGCGAGGAACGGAACATCGGCGTCAGCGAGGTCCCGAAGCGCGGCGACGGTGCCCTGCAGGTCGCGCAGCTCCGGCCGGCGGTCGTGGAACAGGTCGCCGGCGTGAACGACGGCGTCGACATCGTCCTCGATCGCGTCGGCGACGACCCCCCGGAACGCGTCGAGGAAGTCCCGACGGCGCTCCGGCGAGTGATACTGCCTGTACCCGATGTGGGTGTCGCCGGTGTGGATCACCCGTGTCATTGTCAGGAGTTGACCGCGGCGTCTTAAATCGGTTCCGCGACCGGAGTGAAAGTGGACCACCGACGTGCGGGCTGGGTTGTCCTGTCACAGCGCCGGCCGGCGCTGTCGACGGGCTGTCCATTCGATTCGAGCCAGTGATTTGCAGTTTGATCCCGAAATAATTAAGACAGATAGGCATGAGAATCCCCCACAGTGGCTTCCCATCCGCGGCTCCGGTCGACCGACGACGTGACCCACTGGTGTGGCAACGTCTTCGAGGCGTTCGCCCTGACAGTCGGCGACGCCGTCGCGTGCCACGAAGTGCTCGACGACGCCGACGTGGGGACGGTGGACGGCCTCGTCCGTGCGGCTCGGAGCCACCCCTGTACTTTTCCGAACCCGATCGCGTTCGTCCGCGGCACGCTGCTGGCCTCGGCGCGCGGCGTCGACGCACCGGCCCGATACTGGGCGAACGCGCCGGAGGTGCATCTCGATTCGCTGTTTGCACCCTTTGACTGTCGCGTGACCGTCGAGTGGCGCGACGACGACACTCGTCGGATACTGCTCGAAGACGCCGACGGCACCGAGTTTCGGACGACGGTGACGTATCCGGAGACACCGCTTGGCCGGGACAACTATCCGGTGTTGCTCGCCGCGGTGAACCGCGATCTGCTCGACGGGACGGGCGTCGAACTGGTGTTGTTGGCTGGCCCGGCGGATCGCTGGCAGTACGCTCTCGGTGAGACGGCAGCACTCGATAAACTGCGCTCCCGGTACGGCGAGACGGTGCAGTTCGGCAACCGGCAACTGCTCGCCGACAACCAGCCCTCGGCGTACGTCCCAGAGGGCGACGGCGACGTGCCGACTCCCGACTGGGCGCTGGACGGGGCCGACGACACCGACAAGCAGTCACCGCGGTCGTCGGACGTATCGTTCGCGCAACTCGCCGAGCGTATCGAGCGTTCGGCCGAGTCGTTCGACGATGTCGACCCGGCTGACGGAAACGCCGATACGAGTGCCTCGGAACGGACGGCGACGAGCGGGAATGTTGAGACGTTGCTCTCCGACCTGTCGGATGTCTGGCCGCCCGGCGTTCCGACCACCGACATCATTGAGCCGAATAGCGACTCGACGCCGATGCTCGGGGCAGCCGCCGCCGACCCGGAACGAGTGGACGACGCGACGCCGATAGACGATCTTTTCGACGGTATCGAACGCGAGGTCACGTCGCAGTCTCGGGAATCAGGTGACGACGCAGACCGGTGCCGCCAGTCCGACTGCGCCGCAACGCTGGACGATATTTCGGACCAGCATGACGCCTTTCGGACCAGTGACGACCGGTCTGATACCGCTGACCGTTCCTGACGGGTCGCGCACGGGTAGAGTGTGTTCTCACACAAGTTGTAGTGAGTTCTCACTAGCTCGTCGTTCTCGTGGACTCAGTAAGAGAGATTTGCGCTATATCGGCTAGAGAGCGACTGCGACGCACGGATCACTCGATCGCCAGCGTGTAGAGTCGCTTTCGAGCGTCCGAGAAAGAAAACCGGGAGTCGACGACATCTTCTTCTTCGAGTCGATTCAGTGCGTATCGGACGGTTCGGGGCGGCAACAGCGTCTCCTCGGCGAGTTGGCTCTGGGTGAGCGTGTCGTTGTACTCCAGAACTTTCGCTACGAGCTTGGCGCTCGGAGGGAGATCACGAACGTCGTCCCAAGTCGCATCGCCATCTTCGGTATCCAGTCGCGCTGTCTCTGATGCACCCATCGTATGCCGGAGTAGCGGATACAGACTAATAATATTACCCATTCCAAGATATAACCTCAGGTTATCCACTGGCACGAGATATCGCAGAAATCGTCGTTTCGAGGCCTGTTGAAGCCGGTACGGTATATCGACCCTACCCGAAGCCTCTTATGAACCAACGCCCTAAGCCCGTGTGATGACCGATACTGTGGACGACGTCGACCTCCCCTACGACGAGGAGGACACGTCACAGCAGGAGAAAATAGAGGCTCTCCGCGAGCGTCTCGAAGTTCTGGAGTCCCAGAACGAAGAGATGCGCGACAAACTGCTGGACGCGAACGCGGAGAACAACAAGTACCAGCAGAAACTCGAACGGCTCACCCACGAGAACAAGAAACTCAAGCAGTCCCCGCTGTTCGTGGCGACCGTTCAGGAACTCACCGACGAGGGCGTCATCATCAAGCAACACGGCAACAATCAGGAGGCGCTCACCGAGGTTACCGAGGAGATGCGCTCGGACCTCGAACCCGACGACCGCGTCGCCGTGAACAACTCGCTGTCGGTCGTGAAGTCCCTCGAGGACGAGACCGACGTTCGCGCCCGCGTGATGCAGGTCGACGAGTCGCCGGAAGTCACCTACGAGGACATCGGCGGCATCGAAGAGCAGATCAACGAGGTCCGCGAGACCGTCGAGATGCCGCTGAAGAACCCCGGTGCCTTCGACGAGGTCGGCATCCAGCCGCCCAGCGGCGTCCTGCTGTACGGCCCGCCCGGCACCGGCAAGACGATGCTGGCCAAGGCCGTCGCCAACCAGACCGACGCCACCTTCATCAAGATGGCCGGCTCGGAGCTCGTCCACAAGTTCATCGGCGAGGGCGCGAAGCTGGTTCGGGACCTGTTCCAAGTTGCGCGCGACCACGAGCCCGCCGTGATCTTCATCGACGAGATCGACGCCATCGCCGCCAAGCGCACCGAGTCCAAGACCTCCGGCGACGCCGAGGTCCAGCGGACGATGATGCAGTTGCTCTCGGAGATGGACGGCTTCGAGGACCGCGGCGAGATCCGCATCATCGCGGCGACCAACCGCTTCGATATGCTCGACCGGGCGATTCTTCGCCCCGGCCGGTTCGACCGCCTCATCGAGGTGCCAAAGCCCGACACGGACGGCCGCGAGATCATCTTCCAGATCCACACCCGCGACATGAACGTCGCCGACGACGTGGACTTCGCGGAACTGGCGCGCATGGCCGACGAGGCGAGCGGCGCTGATGTTAAAGCGATCTGTACCGAGGCGGGGATGTTCGCCATCCGCGACGACCGCACCGATATCCGGATGGAGGACTTCGAGGAGGCGTGGCGGAAGATCCAGAAGGAAAGCGAAGACGAAGACATCTCCAAGACGTTCGCCTAAGCGGAACACGGGTTCCCGAATCAGGTCAGCGGCGTCGTCCACACCATTTTCGCGGGGCGGATCGCGGATTCGATTTGTCGTGCTCGTTCAGCGCCGGCCAAGCTACAAGATGTATCAGCGTGACGACGGCATATGGTCCCACGAGCGTTCCTCCAAACCACCCTCTGTGCCCTGTTCGTCGTCCCGCTCGTCGCCGTGGTCGCACCGGCCGGAGCAGCGCCGCCACCGCAGCCGCTCTGTGACGCCTGCGGGGAGAGCTTCGAGGAGCGGGTCGAAGACCGCGGCGTCGCCGTCGATGGCGAGTTCGTCATCTATCCAATCGAAGTCGACCGGAGCACGGCGGAAGTACGAGTCGGCAAGAACGGCACTGCCACGTGGACCGTCCGAAATCACCTCGACGACTCGGAGGGGACCGAGCAGTTGCGGTCGAACGCCAGCTACCGCACACGGATCGCAGACGGCGCGATGGGTGACGCCGAATTGCTCGATGCGACTGTCAGCCAGCCCAACGTTCTCACGTTGCGCTACCGCGAGAGCGGCTTCGCCGAGCAGTCGGTTCGCGGGACGCTCCGGTCGGGCGAGTTCACCAGTACGTACGGCTACCGGAACCTGCACGGACTGGGCGCCGATCGGCTTGTCGTCGTCGCACCGGATGGACACCGGATCGGACGAACTGTGTCGGACGCGACGGTCTCCGACGACGGCAGTCGGATGACCTTGACCGACCTCGACGAGCAGGGGATCGTCACGTTCGTCCCACGAGACGCCGCGCTCGGGGGGCTGTGGAGCCTGCTCGCCGTCGGTTCGCTGGCCGGACCGTCGATTGCGGTCAACGCGGTGGGGTTCCTTGTACCGTCGGTCGCGCTCTTTGCTGTCATCGTCGCGGTGAGTCCGAGTGTGTTCGCTGCGCTGGGACGCCGTTGGGGAGATGCGTCTGAACACCGACGACGTTGGGACGTGGGCTTGGTGCGTCGGGTACGGAACGCGCCCGGCGATAGCCTCGCTGCGGTAGGCGGACTCACGGTGGTGGCGTTGGTGGGGTTGGAGATGGTCGGCCCCGTCGGGCCGTCACTGCTCCCGATGCTCGGCGTCGGTATCACGTACGTGGCTCTCGGAGTGGCTGTGTCGCGTGGAATAGTTCGAAAGTGGACGAGCTACCGGAGCGCGGTCGTAATCGGAGCGCTCGGGGGCCTTGTCGCCGCGGCGAGCACCGTCGCCGCCGCAGCGGTGACCGGCCGATTGACGCCGTGGCTGCTATCGAATCTCCTCGTTCTCGTACCGATCTTCGCGCTCTTGCCGGCGGGGTATGCTGCTGGCCGCGGACGGCGTCGACTCGCGGTAGCGACAGCGACTGCCGGAATTGTCCTCGGTCTGTTGCCGGCGGTGCCGGTGACCGGTAGCGCAGTTCCAATCTTGTTGGCGCTCAATGCGACGGCGGTCGGCCTCAGCGCGGCTGTTGTCGGTGCGCCACTGCTGGTCCTCGGCGCGGTTCTCGGTAGCGGCCGGCGCGACGGCGAGCAGGAAATCGTCGAGGATCAGGTTGCAGAGAGCTGAGCGACGACGCCGCGCCGCTGACATCACGGACGCCGGCTTGGCCTGACGACAGCGCGTGCCCGACTACAGCAGGACAAACAGCGCGTAGGGGACGAGAAACAGTGCGGCGAACATCACCAGCAGGATAACGCCGTAGGCCACCGCGGTGCTGGCTGCAGTGAGCCATGCCGGGTGGTCGTACTTCTCGAATGCATCGATCGGCATACGTCTCCGTATGCGTGCGGGGAGTTAACAGTATTGGCACGGTCAACAACTGGCGGGTCGTTGGTTGATCGGACCAACTAGCGGTCGTTGGTCGATTTGACTTCGGCGTCGTCGAGGCGTCGCCGATCGGTCAGCCGCGCTTCGGATGGCAACCACCGCTGACCGCCTTCCGGACGGCTTTTAACGACTCCGCAACTACGGACCCGCAATGACGAAGATCGACGTGGTCGACAACCACGGCCAGTTCACGCATCTGGAGCAGCGCGCGCTCCGGGATATGGGCGTCGACGTGGAGCTTATCGACAACGAGACGCCGCCGGAAGAGATCGACGCCGACGGACTCGTGCTCTCAGGCGGACCGGATATCGACGATATCGGCCGCTGTGGCGAGTATCTCGATTTGGACGTGCCGGTGCTTGGCATCTGTCTGGGCATGCAGATCATCGCCGACGAGCTCGGTGGACGCGTCGGCGGCGGCGAGTACGGCGGCTACGCCGACGTAACCGTCGACGTGCTCGACGACGACGACCCGCTAACTGGCTCGCTCGCCCCTGAAACCCGAGTCTGGGCGAGCCACGCCGACGAGGTCAAAGAGCTCCCCGATGGCTTCACGCTCACCGGACAGAGCGACGTCTGCGACGTCGAAGCAATGAGCAACGCCGACCGGGATCTCTACGGTGTCCAGTGGCATCCCGAAGTCGCCCACACCGAAGAGGGCGAAGAGCTGTTCGAGAACTTCGTCGATATCTGCAACCGCTGAGAACTGCGGGCCGGCCGTGCTCGGATCCAGTCGATGCAAGCTCGGCTGCGTTCGGCCAAGCGGGACCGAAACCGGTCGACGCTATCTTTATTTTTCTCGTTCCCGAAGTTGACTCTATGACCGAGTCCGAGCGAAGCACTGCGGTCGTCGCCGCAGTGTGGATCGGATCGCTGTTGCTGTTCGCTCTCCCGGCGTTTCTGGCGACGGTCCATCTCGTCGACGCCGTTCTTGGGATCGCGAACCTCTCTGTTCCTCCCGCCGGTTGGCTGCTCGTCGACGCGATCGCGTTTCTGGTAGCGGTACAGGTCGCGACCGAAATCGCCGCTTGGCGACTCCACGGCGGCGGCTGGTTCCGGCGCGGCGGCCGGCGACTGCGGGCCGTGAGGATCGCGGTCGCGACGGGCATCTGCGTCGGCGCACTGACGCTGATCGCAGTCACGACGATCTGGCTGGTCGCGGCTGCAGCGACCGCCGGGGCCGGGAATGCTGTCATTGCGGGCATCGCACTGGCGTTCGTGATGGCGTTTGCGGCGAGCGCGGTGCTCACGGGGCGGGCGTTTCTGCGCGGCTATCGCCCTGACGGCCGCCTCGGCGGGCGTCCCGACTAGGGTCACATCGGAGCAGGTGTCGAAAAAGACGATCGTCGCCACGACATCTCGATGACGGCATCACCGAGACGGCGGCGTCACGCGTCGTCGAATAGCTCGTCGACGGCGGAGCGAGCGGCCAGCGCGGCGTCGTCGGCGATCCGGTCTTCGTCGGCGTCCGCGTCGGGCGCTTCGACGTACACGTCGACTTCGAGGATGCCGTCCTCGAACGTGACGCGGACATCGTAGTCGTCGACCGCGGATCGTTTCATGCGTGCAAAAATCACGCCTTCGGCCGCTTCCGCGGCCGCCTGAACGACTGCTTCGTCGGATGGCATCGGTCGCTTATGCGCCGCCGGGGCCCATGCCGCCCATCGGGCCGCCACCGCCGCCACCGCCGAGCATCTCCTGAAGCTCCTCCTGAAGCTCCTCGAACTGCTCCTGAACGCGCTCTTCCTGCTTGTCGAGCGTCTCGACGCGGATCTCGAGGTCGTTGACCGTCTCCTCGAGGTCGTCCTCGGCCTCGTCGTAGTCGGTCTCGACGAGCAGTTCGCCGACCTCGCGGTACATCACGGTGTCCTCGTCGATGTCCTCGAGCTCGTCGAGGGCCGTCTGGGACTCGCTGAGTTGTGTTTCGGCTTCTTCCTTCTGGACGGCGACTTCCTGAGCCGTCTCCTGAAGGTCCTGAAGCTGTTCGAGTTTCTCTTGTGCTTCCGGCGGCAGATTACCCTGCATACCTCTGAGGTAGTGGTCCGGACTGAAAAACCCCTGCATTATCGTCGACACAGTTCGGCAGGGCGCTCGTCGGCTATCAGTGCCCGGTCACGTCGCGATGCCGGGTGCTAGCCGCGATGCCGGGTGCTAGCCGCGATGCCGGGTGCTAGCCGCGATGCCGGGTGCTAGCATCCGGCAACGGTGCGACGCCGACGCTACGGCGTCGAACAGCAAAATGCAGATGTTAGGACGGCGAACGGGTACGGCCCACGTCGCACGTTTCCTCGGCGACGCCGACCAGTGATAGCCACGTGTTGGTCGCCGCACGGAGCGCAATCAGGTCGGCCGCCGCTACGTCGACGCGGACCGTTCGGCCGGTTCGTTCGAGAGCGACGCTGGAGCGGTCGTCGTCGATCTCGCCGATCTCTTGGCGGATGCTCCGCTCGACGATAGCAGCGGCCTCCGCAGAATCGTAGTCGAAATCGTACGTCGCCTGGTGGACGGGCGCGTCCATCTACTCGACGCCGACTTCCTTCACGTCGCGGCTCCGCTCTTTCAGGAGTACCCGGTGCCCGCAGTAGGGACAACGAACGCCGCCGTACTCGTCGAGTTCGACGTCGCGTTTACAGCGCGAGCACTTGTACGCCATCGTTACTCGTCCTCTGCGAGGGCGGCGCGAATCGATCGCTCGACGCTCTTTCCACCGGGCGTCTCCGGCCGGTAGGTGCCGCCGGCGAACTTGTGGTCACAGCGACGGCAGGCCCAGATGCCCGTGCCGGCGCGGTCGATAGTGTCGCCGCCACACTCCGGACAGGTGTGGTCGGCGTTCATGTCGTCTTCGATCTCCGAAATTCGCTTGCGGGCGACGCGGCCGTAGCGCGCGCCAAAGCGGCCCGCACTCCCGGTCCGTCCGTTCTTACCTTCGGCCATAGTACCGTGTGATAGCTCTACGGCACAGATAAACCCTTTGAGTCGTGGCGATCAGCGGAACTCGCGGTTGGCACGACGCACAAAGGCAAGGGATTCCGCGGCGACGAGACCTGTGGATATCGTCAGTCGTCGGTGGGTGTTCCCCAGACGTCGTCGGCGGTCGGAGGTGCGATAGTGAGTTCGTGTCCGACGAGTCCCGCAGCAGCCAACGCACCGAGGATAACTAGCGGCAACTGAGTGGTGGCGCCGCCGACGCCGACGAGCCGTTCGAGCACGGCGGCAAACTGCTCGATGACGAGTCCGCTCGCGGCGAGCACCGGCAACACCGCGAGCACGACATCGTATCTGGAGGCCATCTCTAATTACATGTAATTAGAGCCTCCCTTGTAAATGTGAGGAGTTTCGGGGGCACCATCCGTCGCCCGTGTTCACTGGACGTGCGTGTCACTTCACAGCAGTTTCCAGTCCCACCCCACCGTGTCGAGTGTTGTTCGTGTAGTTGCGTGGGGGCGTGATGGCGTACGTACGACCCTGTGTTTGGAGGGACACTCATTCCATTTAGAGGGACACCCACCCCACCGTGTCGCGTGTTCCGTCGAGAAGACGTGGGGGGTGGGGGCAGAGTTGACTCGGGCGACGTTCTGAGGAGAATATTATGAGACAGTAGACGAGAGACCCGCGACCGAGATTCGGTCCAAGGTACCCGAATATAGCAGTTTGTACCGTATTTGCAGTCTCTTTGTTTCGACGTAGAGGATCAGATAGCACCACCCCGTCACGAGCTCCGTTCCGATGCCGCGTCGTCGCGCGTTACAGTGTCTCCCACCCCACCATGTCGAGTGTTCTCGCGGAGAGGTACTGTGACATCGAAAATCGATCCACTCGTCGAAAACCGACCGGCTAGTGTGCCGTGAGATCGGTCTGTTCCGCCTGCCGCACGACGTTCGGAGGAAGGTCGACCGTTTCCAAGTCGTCGACCACGTCCGTGACCATCTCGACAGCGACATCGAGGTCGTACACGTAGTACTTCCCCCCGGCTCGTCCCTCGTTACGGGTGTTCCGGTGAAGGATACCCTGCATCGCTAAATCGGAGAGATGGTCGTGCATTCGGCGACGAACGAGTGGGTTGGTTCCAACGTACTCGGCTGCCGACCGATAACGTGGGTAGATCTCGCGCACGCGGGCGGGCGTCTCTTCTTCGAGCGCAAGGCTCAGGACGGCGACCAATGAGAGATGCCCATGCTGGGTCAGCTCGACCATACCCTGCTTGATCCGTCCGCGTTCGAGCGCACGCTGTGCGTCCCGGACGTGCTTTTCGGTGACCTGTGTAACGTCCTGCGAACGCGCGAGGTCGCCCGCTTTGTACAGTAGGTCGAGCGCCTGTCGCGCGCTGCCAGTGTCCTGTGCCGCGAGTGCGGCACACAGCGGTAGGACGCCCTCTGCGAGAACGTCTTCGTGTAATGCCTTGGCGGCCCGCTGGTCGAGAATGGACTCCAGTTCGCTGGCGACGTACGGCGAGAAGTGAATCTCTTCCTCACACAGCGCGTCCTTGACCTTCGGTGAAAGGCCACTTCGGAAGCTGAAGTCGTTGCTGATGCCGATAATGCCGGGCTTGCCGGCTGAGAGGTACCCGTTGGCACGTGCCCGTGGCAGCTCGTACAGTAGGTCGTCGTCGTCGCCGATGTGGTCGATCTCGTCGAGGACGATCAGCACCGTTCCGCCCAGCCGTTCGAGCTCGTCGTAGAGCATGTCGAAAATCTTCTGCTGGGGATAGCCCGTGGTGCTGATCTGCTCGCCGGGCGGTCGGAGTTCGTTCACCAGATTCGCGGCCACCTGATACGAACTCGTCAGGTTGTTGCAGTTCAACCAGACGATCGATAGATCGACATCGTCGTACTCTTCGACGTCCCGACGGAGATGATCGAGGAGAAAGCGCGTAGCGACCGTCTTCCCGACTCCAGTCTTCCCATAAAGGAAGATATTCCGCGGTTGGGCGCCGTTGACGACGGGCTGGAGCGCAGTCTTGTACGCGTCGAGCTCCTCGTCGCGCTCTTGGATCGAATCGGGCTGGTAGTCCTCGCGCAGGACATCCTCGTCACGAAATATTGTCGTGTCCCGATCGAACAGCGGCATTGGTCGTTATCTAGAACACGTCCTACATAAAACCGGCGTGTCGAGTGCGTCGCGTGATGTAAAATTTTAAATACCCCGACTCCCCCTCATGTCGAGTGTTCGGCGAGCAGTACAGGGTGAGCTTGGAAGACGAGCGGTCGGTTACTGCGTCGGGATGGGTTCCGGGGACGATCAACTCTAGCGATGATCGGTCAGTGACGCCCCCACCGCGTCGTGTGTTCCTCGACATCTCCATGTTCCCCGACATCTCCGTTCGTTCGGTACCACCTCGCAGTGAGA
This window contains:
- the rad50 gene encoding DNA double-strand break repair ATPase Rad50 translates to MKFRDIRLENFKCYGDADLRLDEGVTVIHGVNGSGKSSLLEACFFALYGSKALDDRTLDDVVTNGADDAEIELAFDHGGESFRIERRIRISGDRAQTAKCVLETPEETIEGARAVRGHVADLLRMDAEAFVNCAYVRQGEVNKLIHASPSDRQDMIDDLLQLGKLEEYRERASEARLAVKDVLSELRGNVDEIDDQIEAKEEKGLHDRLNELESARNEVAGEIERIEGQLETARETKQDAESVLDEFEEKRDEIDDLAEDIDELEATIRETEAERDRLQDRLATKRERRDDLREQRDELLANAQDAGDLGADASASSTGSDDLVEAVEDTVDDLREEDEQLRDDLEALNVEIQEYASDAENARERADELESTAAEKREEADDLDADLDDDEATLAERREKLDAIDDEIEAAKDRFEDAPVEFGDAEAHREELREEKDDLEDELADVRAELQTARSKVEEAEELLAEGKCPECGQPVEDSPHVDTLDDDKARVEELDAEREALEADLETVEDDIETATDLVEAEREADQFRENRDSVEQLIDEREATLEDKRERVERLREEAAEHEADAEAKREEAADAEAQADERREQIAEINAERGDLRERRERLESLADALDDLDGVEADIEDLREKRAAKADLNDERRERLSEKKERKRKLEAEFDADRVEEARSEKQRAETYVEQAESELEELREDRDDLIDRIGGVRNELDELESLRERREQLAERRDALESLYDEAEQLQQTYGDLRAELRQHNVETLERMLNETFDLVYQNDSYSHIELDGEYELTVYQKDGEALAPEQLSGGERALFNLSLRCAIYRLLAEGIDGAAPMPPLILDEPTVFLDSGHVSQLVELVGSMRDLGVEQIVVVSHDQELVGAADAVVHVRKDPTTNRSTVERGEAPSLLAE
- the mre11 gene encoding DNA double-strand break repair protein Mre11, which codes for MTRVIHTGDTHIGYRQYHSPERRRDFLDAFRGVVADAIEDDVDAVVHAGDLFHDRRPELRDLQGTVAALRDLADADVPFLAVVGNHETKRDGQWLDLFEDLGLATRLGASPELIGDTAFYGLDFVPESRRGDLDYEFEQTDADHRALVSHGLFEPFAHADWDTETVLDESNVAFDAVLLGDNHAPGKKELEGAWVTYCGSTERASASERDDRGYNVVRFENADAAGTEAVSITRRAVADTREFRFVDVELADGEGTERVRERVREHDVEDAVVIVTVEGEGEEITPAAVEEVALERGAMIARVNDRREIDDQSDVSVSFADPDDAVRERLRDLGLSSAARDIDEAVRESKVADSNVRETVETQIRERLDDGLDAFEGVAEPDGEDAAAESAATDGGDDEPRGDDADTAADSDGERVADDTSAADADTAADEPTESADDESQSSMEEYL
- a CDS encoding MarR family transcriptional regulator, encoding MGASETARLDTEDGDATWDDVRDLPPSAKLVAKVLEYNDTLTQSQLAEETLLPPRTVRYALNRLEEEDVVDSRFSFSDARKRLYTLAIE
- the pan1 gene encoding proteasome-activating nucleotidase Pan1 encodes the protein MTDTVDDVDLPYDEEDTSQQEKIEALRERLEVLESQNEEMRDKLLDANAENNKYQQKLERLTHENKKLKQSPLFVATVQELTDEGVIIKQHGNNQEALTEVTEEMRSDLEPDDRVAVNNSLSVVKSLEDETDVRARVMQVDESPEVTYEDIGGIEEQINEVRETVEMPLKNPGAFDEVGIQPPSGVLLYGPPGTGKTMLAKAVANQTDATFIKMAGSELVHKFIGEGAKLVRDLFQVARDHEPAVIFIDEIDAIAAKRTESKTSGDAEVQRTMMQLLSEMDGFEDRGEIRIIAATNRFDMLDRAILRPGRFDRLIEVPKPDTDGREIIFQIHTRDMNVADDVDFAELARMADEASGADVKAICTEAGMFAIRDDRTDIRMEDFEEAWRKIQKESEDEDISKTFA
- a CDS encoding GMP synthase subunit A, coding for MTKIDVVDNHGQFTHLEQRALRDMGVDVELIDNETPPEEIDADGLVLSGGPDIDDIGRCGEYLDLDVPVLGICLGMQIIADELGGRVGGGEYGGYADVTVDVLDDDDPLTGSLAPETRVWASHADEVKELPDGFTLTGQSDVCDVEAMSNADRDLYGVQWHPEVAHTEEGEELFENFVDICNR
- a CDS encoding DUF3194 domain-containing protein gives rise to the protein MPSDEAVVQAAAEAAEGVIFARMKRSAVDDYDVRVTFEDGILEVDVYVEAPDADADEDRIADDAALAARSAVDELFDDA
- a CDS encoding prefoldin subunit beta translates to MQGNLPPEAQEKLEQLQDLQETAQEVAVQKEEAETQLSESQTALDELEDIDEDTVMYREVGELLVETDYDEAEDDLEETVNDLEIRVETLDKQEERVQEQFEELQEELQEMLGGGGGGGPMGGMGPGGA
- a CDS encoding KEOPS complex subunit Pcc1; translated protein: MDAPVHQATYDFDYDSAEAAAIVERSIRQEIGEIDDDRSSVALERTGRTVRVDVAAADLIALRAATNTWLSLVGVAEETCDVGRTRSPS